Proteins encoded by one window of Lathyrus oleraceus cultivar Zhongwan6 chromosome 1, CAAS_Psat_ZW6_1.0, whole genome shotgun sequence:
- the LOC127075525 gene encoding peroxidase 15: MNPLGLSSRAFCCVVVCVLIGGVSFSSNAQLDPSFYSTTCPNVSSIVRGVLTNVSQTDPRMLASLIRLHFHDCFVQGCDGSVLLNDTATIVSEQTAAPNNNSIRGLDVVNQIKTAVENACPNTVSCADILALSAEISSDLAQGPTWQVPLGRRDSLTANKTLATQNLPGPSFNLSLLKSTFLIQNLNTTDLVALSGGHTIGRGQCRFFVDRLYNFNSTGNPDTTLNTTYLQTLQSICPNGGPGTNLTDLDPTTPDTFDSNYYSNLQDGKGLFQSDQELFSTTGADTIAIVNSFINNQTLFFENFVASMIKMGNLGVLTGTQGEIRTQCNALNGNSSSGLASVVTKELPEDGLASSF; this comes from the exons ATGAATCCACTTGGTCTAAGTTCAAGAGCtttttgttgtgttgttgtgtgtGTTCTAATTGGAGGAGTATCTTTCTCTTCAAATGCACAACTTGATCCATCTTTTTACAGCACAACTTGTCCAAATGTTAGTTCCATTGTTCGTGGAGTCCTAACAAATGTTTCTCAGACAGATCCTCGTATGCTTGCTAGTCTCATCAGGCTTCACTTTCACGACTGTTTTGTTCAA GGTTGTGATGGCTCGGTTTTGCTGAACGATACAGCTACAATAGTGAGTGAGCAAACTGCAGCACCGAATAATAACTCCATAAGAGGTTTGGAtgttgtgaatcaaatcaaaacTGCGGTGGAAAATGCTTGTCCTAATACAGTTTCTTGTGCTGATATTCTTGCTCTTTCTGCTGAAATTTCATCTGATCTC GCTCAAGGTCCTACTTGGCAAGTTCCATTGGGAAGAAGGGATAGTTTAACAGCAAATAAAACCCTTGCTACTCAAAATCTTCCAGGCCCCTCTTTCAACCTTAGTCTACTAAAATCTACCTTTCTTATTCAAAACCTCAATACAACCGATCTAGTTGCACTCTCAG GTGGTCATACGATTGGAAGAGGACAGTGCAGATTTTTCGTCGACCGATTATACAATTTCAACAGCACTGGAAATCCTGATACAACTCTTAACACAACCTATTTacaaacattacaatcaatatGTCCAAATGGTGGACCTGGTACAAATCTCACAGATTTGGACCCTACCACACCTGATACATTTGACTCAAACTATTACTCCAATCTACAAGATGGAAAGGGTTTGTTTCAGAGTGACCAAGAGCTTTTTTCAACTACCGGTGCTGATACTATTGCTATTGTCAATAGTTTCATCAATAATCAAACTCTCTTCTTTGAAAACTTTGTGGCATCAATGATAAAAATGGGAAATCTTGGAGTTTTGACTGGAACTCAAGGTGAAATTAGAACACAATGTAATGCTCTGAATGGGAATTCTTCTTCTGGTTTAGCTTCTGTGGTTACCAAAGAATTACCAGAAGATGGCTTGGCCAGCTCATTCTGA